The Rhododendron vialii isolate Sample 1 chromosome 5a, ASM3025357v1 genome contains a region encoding:
- the LOC131325411 gene encoding zinc finger CCCH domain-containing protein 65, translating to MAEQSRFETLNPSDSLFPFPPHRRRTPIKSETLCTLARILSHFNGGDSQHSLSGEVVSVQSKPGIGENELGQGLEPEVHHGTVGPTGVESKTWLTQREAQSLKEVVVDQSFDGDRMEIDEFALLNGVKEKHLEKDNKSGSTLEDNNPCGNFVSSIGDQDGECNLLEICMEESGKEMQEVDKEHPNCDVFESLDLCLDIDIIDELRKLDDNNAEGSSYVERHVLEEVGHEMPLVELEKSVSSSGVMNSPFYLAAGGEIEEGELSGNVGMNDQSPDLLVEDALSLEKKVDEESTFEAISNEEQVLALEGANQEDTKCNKKFVEPIVNVCNGVQLTLKDSSMSAMACDSEMVGGKIGDANMAHGYNSELESRRYKKQDIRTSDKFHCPAVSGNDVLLCYDDVYTVVSGEISAEIATENQGTSSTKKKDAAVREKRKRGPLTEEKKEKKKKKKRIKRAETNRRLGVKRLKIQPIMKPKTVTYCRHFLKGRCQEGEKCKFSHDTIPLTKSMPCCHFARHSCMKGDDCPFDHQLSKYPCNNFSSKGYCSRGTDCMFSHEVQPVEGSTNTITQLKSPTLLRSTNPEKQSDTHASSTNPENQSNTELKSPTLLRSTNPDKQSNTHASSNQKFDYKSTSMLKRPPPRRRTEQNVAESVVKPAVQTPKGISNLMFGVSNQAGSFPKADAGAKLGLPLKTNTPDIAQNSNENRRTTVIPEPKGINFLCFGKAPLHDSSSNKPSGVQKSTVGDSSTEKQSVLYSQNDDGLKVGNQSQGTRTPTVGPRGINFLSFGKAPLDYSCNTKLASVPSIGNNSGVLSSVQESGSASNGRNNVVLSSVQERESASKLQIPGAEPWRVLSSPSPVQERENGSKLKIAGAKPWKMLSSSLHSAISMGQTADEHGKDTPNSSLKALFSNTPNSAQKGNVSNMPNSAQKSLQSMLAFAAKYESGIKMDTPTVSADSGMASSSSQSTSRGSTILDFLNGGGSKTKQ from the exons ATGGCGGAGCAGTCGCGATTCGAAACTCTAAACCCCTCAGATTCTCTCTTCCCTTTCCCTCCGCACAGAAGAAGAACACCAATCAAGAGCGAAACCTTATGCACTCTTGCTCGAATCCTATCTCATTTCAACGGTGGCGATTCTCAGCATTCTCTTTCAGGTGAAGTCGTTTCAGTTCAGTCGAAACCAG GCATAGGTGAGAATGAATTGGGACAAGGTCTCGAGCCAGAAGTGCATCATGGGACGGTTGGCCCTACCGGTGTGGAGTCTAAAACCTGGTTAACTCAAAGAGAAGCTCAAAGTTTGAAGGAAGTTGTTGTTGATCAAAGTTTTGATGGGGACAGAATGGAAATAGATGAGTTTGCACTTCTAAATGGAGTAAAAGAGAAACACCTGGAAAAGGATAATAAATCTGGGAGCACATTGGAAGACAACAACCCATGTGggaattttgtttcttcgaTAGGTGACCAGGATGGTGAATGTAATCTCCTAGAAATTTGTATGGAGGAATCCGGGAAGGAGATGCAAGAAGTAGACAAGGAGCACCCTAACTGTGACGTCTTTGAATCTCTTGATCTGTGCTTAGATATAGATATTATTGATGAACTCCGGAAACTTGATGATAATAATGCAGAAGGAAGTTCATATGTGGAGAGGCATGTGTTGGAAGAAGTTGGACATGAAATGCCGCTTGTGGAACTGGAGAAATCGGTTTCTAGTTCTGGTGTGATGAATTCTCCATTTTATTTAGCTGCAGGTGGAGAGATTGAAGAAGGAGAACTTTCAGGTAATGTTGGAATGAACGACCAATCACCTGATTTGTTGGTTGAAGATGCTCTGTCATTGGAAAAAAAGGTTGATGAGGAGTCAACTTTTGAAGCCATTTCTAATGAGGAACAAGTTCTGGCACTGGAAGGAGCAAATCAGGAAGATACCAAGTGTAATAAGAAGTTTGTGGAGCCAATTGTTAATGTGTGTAATGGGGTACAATTGACACTCAAGGATAGTTCCATGTCAGCGATGGCGTGTGATTCTGAGATGGTTGGTGGGAAAATTGGAGATGCAAACATGGCACATGGGTATAACTCCGAGCTAGAATCTAGGAGATACAAGAAGCAAGATATTAGAACCAGTGACAAGTTCCACTGTCCAGCAGTGTCTGGGAATGATGTCTTACTTTGTTACGATGATGTCTATACAGTGGTATCTGGGGAAATCTCAGCAGAAATTGCTACTGAAAATCAAGGCACTTCATCCACTAAAAAG AAGGATGCTGCCGTTCGTGAAAAGAGAAAGCGGGGTCCTTTGactgaggaaaagaaagaaaagaaaaag aagaagaaaagaatcaaaCGAGCAGAAACAAATAGACGGCTTGGCGTTAAACGGTTGAAAATCCAGCCCATAATGAAACCAAAAACAGTAACCTATTGTCGTCACTTTCTCAAGGGAAGATGTCAGGAG GGTGAAAAATGCAAATTCTCACATGATACAATACCCTTGACAAAATCCATG CCTTGTTGTCATTTTGCTCGTCACTCATGCATGAAAGGAGATGATTGTCCATTTGATCATCAACTCTCCAAGTATCCATGCAACAATTTCTCGTCCAAAGGTTATTGCAGCAGGGGCACCGACTGCATGTTTTCACATGAG GTTCAACCCGTGGAAGGATCCACAAACACTATAACTCAGTTGAAGTCTCCAACCCTCCTAAGGTCCACGAATCCTGAGAAGCAATCAGACACACATGCTTCCTCTACAAATCCAGAGAATCAATCAAACACTGAGTTGAAGTCTCCAACCCTCCTAAGGTCTACGAATCCCGACAAGCAATCAAACACACATGCTTCTTCTAATCAGAAGTTTGATTATAAATCCACCTCCATGTTGAAAAGACCCCCTCCTCGTAGGAGAACAGAACAAAATGTGGCGGAAAGCGTTGTGAAGCCTGCTGTACAGACACCCAAGGGAATAAGCAATCTTATGTTTGGGGTATCAAATCAAGCTGGCTCTTTTCCAAAGGCAGATGCTGGTGCCAAATTGGGTCTCCCTCTCAAAACTAATACACCGGATATCGCTCAAAACTCAAATGAGAATAGAAGGACGACAGTAATTCCAGAACCAAAAGGAATAAACTTCCTATGTTTTGGGAAAGCTCCTTTACATGATTCTAGTAGCAACAAACCATCTGGTGTTCAAAAATCAACCGTCGGTGATTCTAGCACGGAGAAGCAGTCTGTCTTATATTCACAGAATGATGATGGTCTCAAAGTAGGAAATCAGAGCCAAGGCACGAGAACACCGACAGTTGGACCCCGGGGAATAAACTTTCTTTCATTTGGCAAAGCTCCATTAGATTATTCTTGTAATACAAAGCTAGCAAGTGTGCCTTCTATTGGGAATAACAGTGGTGTTCTGTCATCTGTTCAAGAGAGTGGAAGTGCTTCTAATGGGAGAAACAATGTTGTACTGTCATCTGTTCAAGAAAGGGAAAGTGCTTCGAAACTTCAGATCCCCGGTGCAGAACCATGGAGAGTACTATCTTCTCCTTCACCCGTTCAAGAGCGAGAAAATGGTTCTAAACTTAAGATCGCTGGAGCAAAACCATGGAAAATGTTATCTTCTTCGCTTCATTCAGCTATCTCTATGGGTCAGACGGCAGATGAGCATGGTAAAGATACACCGAATTCATCTCTGAAGGCACTCTTTTCAAACACTCCAAACTCTGCTCAGAAGGGTAATGTTTCGAACATGCCGAACTCCGCTCAGAAATCACTCCAGTCAATGCTAGCTTTTGCAGCTAAGTACGAGTCTGGAATTAAGATGGACACTCCTACTGTAAGTGCAGACTCCGGTATGGCAAGCAGCAGTTCACAGAGTACATCAAGGGGGTCAACAATTTTGGATTTCTTGAACGGTGGTGGTAGTAAAACCAAGCAATAA
- the LOC131326847 gene encoding 17.1 kDa class II heat shock protein-like, with amino-acid sequence MELALRDMGLDASVMAAIHDMLDFSDDTPTSERSRHGPSRAFVRDNKAIKNTAADILEYPNSYVFIVDMPGVGPDQIKVQVEDENVLVVSGERRREKEREQKEGVKYVRMERRQGKFLKKFELPEDADLESIQANYQDGVLTITVEKKQKPEQKRPRTIEVKVG; translated from the coding sequence ATGGAACTGGCATTGAGGGACATGGGACTGGACGCATCAGTGATGGCGGCAATCCACGACATGTTAGACTTCTCCGACGACACACCCACCTCCGAGAGGTCCCGCCATGGGCCGTCGCGAGCCTTTGTTCGCGACAACAAGGCGATAAAGAACACGGCGGCCGACATCTTGGAGTACCCCAACTCGTACGTTTTCATCGTGGACATGCCGGGGGTGGGGCCGGACCAGATCAAGGTCCAGGTGGAGGACGAGAACGTGCTGGTCGTGAGCGGGGAGCGGAGGAGGGAGAAAGAGCGGGAGCAAAAGGAAGGGGTCAAGTACGTGAGGATGGAGAGGAGGCAGGGGAAGTTTTTGAAGAAGTTCGAGTTGCCTGAGGACGCGGACCTGGAGTCGATACAGGCGAATTATCAGGACGGGGTGCTTACGATAACTGTGGAGAAGAAGCAGAAACCGGAGCAGAAGAGGCCGAGGACGATTGAGGTCAAGGTTGGT
- the LOC131325420 gene encoding DNA repair protein recA homolog 3, mitochondrial-like: protein MARLLRNAFFLNRTLSAPQGFSKRVPVATSCVCNFSSKGKKKSKSDGSDSNDENLSKKDLSLKQALDQITTSFGKGSIMWLGRSSVSSKVPVVSTGSFALDVALGIGGFPKGRVVEIYGPEASGKTTLALHVIAEAQKQGGYCVFVDAEHALDPALAEAIGVNTQNLLLSQPDCGEQALSLVDTLIRSGSVDVVVVDSVAALVPKGELDGEMGDAHMAMQARLMSQALRKLSHSLSLSQTILIFINQVRAKLSTFGFGGPTEVTCGGNALKFYASMRLNIRRTGLVKKGEETIGSQVLVKVVKNKHAPPFRTAQFELEFGKGISREAEIIELGHKHKFITKNGSFYVLNDHTYHGKDAIKKHLAENSIVKEELIMKLREKLLDYSEENEKESETEDAEKGLTEEIISPDTTDEDEITAVVA from the exons ATGGCGAGGCTTCTTCGGAACGCTTTCTTTCTCAATCGCACTCTCTCCGCTCCACAG GGTTTTAGTAAAAGGGTGCCTGTAGCTACTTCTTGCGTCTGCAATTTTTCGAGCAAGG gtaaaaagaaatcaaaatcagaTGGAAGCGACTCCAATGATGAGAATTTGTCCAAAAAAGACCTGTCCCTGAAGCAAGCATTAGATCAGATCACTACCTCATTTGGAAAGGGATCGATCATGTGGTTGGGTCGGTCGTCCGTTTCTTCTAAAGTTCCTGTTGTGTCAACGGGATCTTTTGCTTTGGATGTGGCATTAGGGATCGGTGGCTTCCCTAAG GGACGTGTTGTGGAGATATATGGTCCAGAAGCTTCTGGGAAAACAACCCTTGCTCTTCATGTAATTGCTGAAGCACAGAAGCAAGGAG GTTATTGTGTTTTTGTTGACGCTGAGCATGCTCTGGATCCAGCACTTGCTGAGGCTATTGGTGTAAATACTCAAAATTTGCTTCTCTCACAACCAGATTGTGGCGAACAAGCTTTGAGTCTTGTGGATACCCTAATAAGGAGTGGTTCAGTTGATGTTGTGGTGGTCGACAGT GTTGCTGCCCTTGTTCCCAAAGGTGAACTCGATGGTGAAATGGGTGATGCACATATGGCAATGCAAGCTAGATTGATGAGCCAGGCCCTCCGGAAACTGAGCCACTCTTTATCTTTATCACAGACAATTTTGATATTTATAAACCAG GTGAGGGCAAAGTTATCTACTTTTGGATTTGGTGGGCCCACTGAAGTTACTTGTGGTGGCAATGCGCTAAAATTCTATGCATCAATGCGCTTAAACATAAGGAGAACAGGGCTTGTTAAGAAGGGAGAAGAG ACTATTGGGAGTCAAGTGCTTGTAAAGGTTGTGAAGAACAAGCATGCCCCTCCTTTTAGAACTGCACaattcgagctcgagtttgGCAAAGGGATAAGTCGCGAGGCAGAAATCATTGAATTGGGACACAAGCACAAGTTTATAACAAAGAACGGTTCGTTTTATGTGTTGAATGATCATACCTATCATGGTAAGGATGCTATAAAAAAGCACCTTGCTGAGAACTCTATTGTGAAAGAGGAACTTATTATGAAGCTAAGGGAGAAGCTGCTTGATTACTCtgaggaaaatgaaaaggagTCCGAGACCGAGGATGCAGAAAAGGGCCTCACAGAGGAGATTATTTCACCTGATACTACTGACGAAGATGAAATTACTGCAGTTGTGGCCTAA
- the LOC131325416 gene encoding heat shock factor protein HSF30-like, which yields MEEQNINMADEEGRGIGGGGDFLYGENGVKIAMVKEEPEILLDGETDHMGGETAGGCFPASPVSVPAPMEGLHEVGPPPFLKKTYQMVEDPETDGIISWGFAKKSFVVWDQHEFSSTLLQKYFKHNNFSSFIRQLNTYGFKKIDSDRWEFANQGFQGGKKHLLKHIKRRKQNLQNSHQQGPMRPLSDGPLFCMETELEKLRDDRNKMETEIVELKQQQESADSCLAGIKQRIENTECKQQQIFVFLAKAFANPVFLNQFVQLLRHKRNLPDGQVAKKRRLVAPGSNENAVEAMDATGNGEKANGKGQNQEELATVQSEVSAPFSGSLDDYGSPNEEQKANVKTDPGFHRSDSGPENFILWEKLLQDEMICESDEQVEAELAHHQSKMVLELENLLAKSPEWIGYGRDLEEQVGCV from the exons ATGGAGGAGCAGAATATCAATATGGCTGATGAAGAAGGCCGTGGGATCGGCGGCGGAGGGGATTTTTTGTACGGGGAAAATGGAGTGAAAATCGCCATGGTTAAAGAAGAGCCAGAGATTCTGCTAGACGGTGAAACTGATCATATGGGAGGTGAAACTGCCGGTGGGTGTTTTCCTGCTTCGCCGGTGTCGGTCCCGGCGCCCATGGAGGGGCTCCATGAAGTAGGACCTCCACCGTTTCTGAAGAAGACGTACCAGATGGTTGAAGACCCAGAAACTGATGGGATCATTTCGTGGGGCTTCGCCAAGAAAAGCTTCGTAGTTTGGGATCAGCACGAGTTCTCCAGCACTCTTCTGCAAAAGTACTTCAAGCACAATAACTTCTCCAGCTTCATTCGCCAGCTCAACACTTAT GGTTTCAAGAAGATCGATTCGGACAGATGGGAATTCGCAAACCAAGGGTTTCAAGGAGGGAAGAAGCATTTGCTGAAGCACATTAAGAGGAGGAAGCAAAACCTTCAAAATTCGCATCAACAAGGACCAATGAGACCTTTGTCTGACGGTCCACTGTTCTGCATGGAGACCGAGCTTGAAAAGCTTAGGGACGATcgaaacaaaatggaaacagAAATTGTCGAGCTGAAACAACAGCAAGAGAGTGCAGATAGTTGCTTGGCTGGTATCAAGCAGAGAATCGAAAACACCGAGTGTAAGCAACAGCAGATATTTGTGTTTTTGGCCAAAGCATTCGCGAACCCAGTGTTTCTTAACCAATTTGTCCAGCTTCTGAGGCATAAAAGAAATCTCCCTGATGGCCAAGTCGCGAAGAAAAGGAGATTAGTTGCCCCGGGAAGCAATGAGAACGCGGTGGAAGCCATGGATGCTACTGGCAATGGGGAAAAAGCAAATGGGAAGGGGCAAAATCAGGAGGAACTGGCAACAGTACAATCAGAAGTGAGCGCACCGTTTTCTGGTTCATTGGATGATTATGGGAGTCCTAATGAAGAACAAAAGGCCAATGTCAAAACTGATCCTGGATTTCATAGGTCCGATTCGGGGCCCGAGAACTTTATCTTGTGGGAGAAGCTGCTTCAGGATGAAATGATTTGTGAGAGTGACGAGCAAGTGGAAGCTGAGCTTGCACATCATCAGTCCAAAATGGTGCTTGAGTTGGAGAATTTGCTTGCTAAGTCGCCGGAGTGGATCGGCTATGGGAGGGATTTGGAGGAGCAAGTGGGGTGTGTTTAA